In the genome of Doryrhamphus excisus isolate RoL2022-K1 chromosome 11, RoL_Dexc_1.0, whole genome shotgun sequence, one region contains:
- the pof1b gene encoding protein POF1B isoform X1, with product MSVQTSQKTTTTTYRTMNVASPSPEPVSGGAVLTTTTARSASPLQYTAVNGNYSTLRYLVPVQPAVQQQSYVLMQQPVMQQPLMQQPLMQQVVSPVYLQGVPRLSVSSLDSDLVFQQQTTEEEEDEAVEVEEVEIVNVIQQKPPPAIEKISRTEVRTDLSDIQENKLDTRYFAALLADVYRKNCDIHSCISEHVSKIRGQKLDLSNDKGEDVEALLPKGATELTKQQIRYLLQTRLTADKSMRLLLSTFSSLREELLHMSEDLRRLENEKESLERDLAFKADQARQYDSLLEDVRENNRQLQLSLKQTTASQRSLESQLMSARNNDSGRDFTIKELEVRIRALEKENEMLRQKQAGQANSTTLHIRTEELSRQFSEQLGAMRQEKDKEIERLRTQIIRMQTEITTERSSSASEKSLQLKISELLAMLEQRQTTIKRQEEEIRRLMTDRTDSSKNVTKTIITKRYRNQYPILGLLGDDYQTTSSLNEDKTIVIESSGEVIRRE from the exons ATGTCGGTACAGACGAGCCAGAAAACCACAACGACCACCTACCGGACCATGAACGTGGCCTCGCCCTCGCCGGAGCCAGTGAGCGGAGGCGCGGTCTTGACGACGACGACGGCTCGCTCGGCCTCCCCGCTGCAATACACCGCAGTCAACGGCAACTACAGCACGCTTCGCTACCTGGTTCCGGTCCAGCCGGCCGTGCAGCAGCAGTCCTACGTGCTCATGCAGCAGCCAGTCATGCAGCAGCCACTCATGCAGCAGCCACTCATGCAGCAGGTGGTATCTCCCGTGTACCTGCAGGGCGTCCCCCGCTTGAGCGTCAGCAGCCTGGACTCGGACCTGGTGTTCCAGCAGCAGACCACG gaggaagaggaagatgaggcggtggaggtggaggaggtggagatcGTCAACGTCATCCAGCAAAAGCCACCGCCGGCCATTGAGAAGATCTCCAGAACGGAAGTGAGGACTGACCTGAGCGACATCCAGGAAAATAAATTAGACACACGCTACTTCGCAGCCCTGCTGGCAGACGTGTACAGAAAGAACTGCGACATCCACTCCTGCATCTCCGAGCATGTGTCCAAGATCAGAGGACA GAAACTGGATCTCAGCAACGACAAG GGGGAGGACGTAGAAGCTCTTCTCCCTAAGGGAGCCACTGAACTGACCAAACAGCAAATCCGATACCTTCTGCAG acacGCCTGACTGCCGATAAGAGCATGCGTCTGCTGTTGTCCACCTTCAGCAGCCTGAGAGAGGAACTCCTTCACATGTCCGAAGACTTGCGG cgTCTGGAGAATGAGAAGGAGTCCCTGGAGAGAGACCTGGCGTTCAAAGCGGATCAGGCTCGGCAGTACGACAGCCTCCTGGAGGATGTCCGTGAAAACAACCGTCAGCTTCAG CTGTCCCTGAAACAAACCACAGCTTCCCAGCGTTCCCTGGAGAGCCAGCTGATGAGCGCCCGAAACAACGACTCTGGTCGCGACTTCACCATCAAAGAATTGGAGGTGCGCATCAGGGCTTTGGAGAAGGAAAATGAGATGCTGCGACAGAAG CAGGCAGGCCAGGCCAACAGCACCACGCTGCACATCAGGACCGAAGAATTGTCGCGTCAATTTAGCGAGCAGCTCGGAGCGATGAGACAGGAAAAGGACAAAGAGATCGAACGGCTGCGG ACTCAGATTATAAGGATGCAAACAGAGATCACCACCGAGAGGTCCTCGTCGGCGTCAGAGAAGAGCCTCCAGTTGAAGATCTCGGAGCTGCTGGCCATGCTGGAGCAGAGACAGACCACTATTAAGAGACAGGAGGAG GAGATCAGGAGGCTCATGACGGACAGGACCGACAGCTCCAAGAACGTCACAAAGACCATCATCACAAAGAG ATACAGAAACCAGTACCCCATTCTTGGCCTGCTGGGTGACGACTACCAGACCACTTCGTCTCTAAACGAGGACAAGACCATCGTCATCGAGAGTAGCGGGGAGGTTATCAGACGG Gaatga
- the kiaa1191 gene encoding putative monooxygenase p33MONOX translates to MSGSGDLPAIEGSGMGGMKLPIGMTRRAISYDDNLEAPMSTPPHDINITNLWRRPVVPDRKFNQLVEEDEGGASRQSNLPDSAPSRSQSVVKTKASSIILNSLITKQTHDSMYKFEQKVGLTDTSYTPHKGLKAEETRHLHRMPESFQKMQIQSMEAREERQNSSAQSTPSTTPHTSPKQQRRSWFSSTSSDISVSSSNSSVDLVGGDGAAVGGGVLERWGVFGPRPLVHKSTSDLGSDASNAAGFALQAYRGAQKPSAMEVMKSQGTLTADGPDAQKVAPPKMEIPAVEGRRQGARPHKLKPRDMNILTPSGF, encoded by the exons ATGTCTGGTTCAGGAGACTTACCAG CCATCGAAGGCTCCGGGATGGGTGGGATGAAGCTCCCCATCGGGATGACCCGAAGGGCCATAAGTTACGACGACAACCTGGAGGCCCCCATGTCCACGCCCCCCCATGACATCAACATCACCAACCTGTGGAGGCGCCCGGTTGTGCCAGATAGGAAGTTTAACCAGCTGGTTGAG GAGGATGAAGGCGGTGCATCGCGTCAGTCTAACTTACCTGACAGTGCCCCCTCCAGGTCACAAAGCGTGGTGAAGACCAAGGCTTCCTCCATCATCCTCAACTCCCTCATCACCA AGCAGACTCACGACAGCATGTACAAGTTTGAGCAGAAGGTGGGATTGACGGATACCAGCTACACTCCTCACAAAGGCCTTAAGGCAGAAGAGACGCGTCACCTCCATCGTATGCCCGAATCCTTCCAG AAAATGCAGATCCAGAGCATGGAGGCCCGAGAGGAGCGCCAGAACTCCTCTGCCCAGTCAACTCCATCCACCACTCCCCACACCTCCCCTAAACAGCAGCGCAG GAGCTGGTTCAGCAGCACGAGCTCTGACATCAGCGTCAGCTCCTCCAACAGCAGCGTGGACCTGGTAGGAGGAGATGGGGCGGCGGTGGGAGGCGGAGTGCTGGAACGCTGGGGCGTTTTTGGGCCGCGGCCACTCGTGCACAAGTCCACCTCCGATCTGGGCTCTGATGCCTCTAATGCAG CAGGCTTTGCCCTGCAGGCGTACCGCGGCGCCCAGAAGCCGAGCGCCATGGAGGTCATGAAGTCACAGGGCACGCTGACAGCTGACGGCCCCGACGCCCAGAAGGTGGCGCCGCCCAAAATGGAGATCCCGGCGGTGGAGGGTCGGCGACAGGGGGCGCGCCCGCACAAGCTCAAGCCGCGGGACATGAACATCCTCACGCCCTCCGGCTTCTAG
- the pof1b gene encoding protein POF1B isoform X2 produces MSVQTSQKTTTTTYRTMNVASPSPEPVSGGAVLTTTTARSASPLQYTAVNGNYSTLRYLVPVQPAVQQQSYVLMQQPVMQQPLMQQPLMQQVVSPVYLQGVPRLSVSSLDSDLVFQQQTTEEEEDEAVEVEEVEIVNVIQQKPPPAIEKISRTEVRTDLSDIQENKLDTRYFAALLADVYRKNCDIHSCISEHVSKIRGQKLDLSNDKGEDVEALLPKGATELTKQQIRYLLQTRLTADKSMRLLLSTFSSLREELLHMSEDLRRLENEKESLERDLAFKADQARQYDSLLEDVRENNRQLQLSLKQTTASQRSLESQLMSARNNDSGRDFTIKELEVRIRALEKENEMLRQKAGQANSTTLHIRTEELSRQFSEQLGAMRQEKDKEIERLRTQIIRMQTEITTERSSSASEKSLQLKISELLAMLEQRQTTIKRQEEEIRRLMTDRTDSSKNVTKTIITKRYRNQYPILGLLGDDYQTTSSLNEDKTIVIESSGEVIRRE; encoded by the exons ATGTCGGTACAGACGAGCCAGAAAACCACAACGACCACCTACCGGACCATGAACGTGGCCTCGCCCTCGCCGGAGCCAGTGAGCGGAGGCGCGGTCTTGACGACGACGACGGCTCGCTCGGCCTCCCCGCTGCAATACACCGCAGTCAACGGCAACTACAGCACGCTTCGCTACCTGGTTCCGGTCCAGCCGGCCGTGCAGCAGCAGTCCTACGTGCTCATGCAGCAGCCAGTCATGCAGCAGCCACTCATGCAGCAGCCACTCATGCAGCAGGTGGTATCTCCCGTGTACCTGCAGGGCGTCCCCCGCTTGAGCGTCAGCAGCCTGGACTCGGACCTGGTGTTCCAGCAGCAGACCACG gaggaagaggaagatgaggcggtggaggtggaggaggtggagatcGTCAACGTCATCCAGCAAAAGCCACCGCCGGCCATTGAGAAGATCTCCAGAACGGAAGTGAGGACTGACCTGAGCGACATCCAGGAAAATAAATTAGACACACGCTACTTCGCAGCCCTGCTGGCAGACGTGTACAGAAAGAACTGCGACATCCACTCCTGCATCTCCGAGCATGTGTCCAAGATCAGAGGACA GAAACTGGATCTCAGCAACGACAAG GGGGAGGACGTAGAAGCTCTTCTCCCTAAGGGAGCCACTGAACTGACCAAACAGCAAATCCGATACCTTCTGCAG acacGCCTGACTGCCGATAAGAGCATGCGTCTGCTGTTGTCCACCTTCAGCAGCCTGAGAGAGGAACTCCTTCACATGTCCGAAGACTTGCGG cgTCTGGAGAATGAGAAGGAGTCCCTGGAGAGAGACCTGGCGTTCAAAGCGGATCAGGCTCGGCAGTACGACAGCCTCCTGGAGGATGTCCGTGAAAACAACCGTCAGCTTCAG CTGTCCCTGAAACAAACCACAGCTTCCCAGCGTTCCCTGGAGAGCCAGCTGATGAGCGCCCGAAACAACGACTCTGGTCGCGACTTCACCATCAAAGAATTGGAGGTGCGCATCAGGGCTTTGGAGAAGGAAAATGAGATGCTGCGACAGAAG GCAGGCCAGGCCAACAGCACCACGCTGCACATCAGGACCGAAGAATTGTCGCGTCAATTTAGCGAGCAGCTCGGAGCGATGAGACAGGAAAAGGACAAAGAGATCGAACGGCTGCGG ACTCAGATTATAAGGATGCAAACAGAGATCACCACCGAGAGGTCCTCGTCGGCGTCAGAGAAGAGCCTCCAGTTGAAGATCTCGGAGCTGCTGGCCATGCTGGAGCAGAGACAGACCACTATTAAGAGACAGGAGGAG GAGATCAGGAGGCTCATGACGGACAGGACCGACAGCTCCAAGAACGTCACAAAGACCATCATCACAAAGAG ATACAGAAACCAGTACCCCATTCTTGGCCTGCTGGGTGACGACTACCAGACCACTTCGTCTCTAAACGAGGACAAGACCATCGTCATCGAGAGTAGCGGGGAGGTTATCAGACGG Gaatga